A single window of Pseudomonas lijiangensis DNA harbors:
- a CDS encoding ABC transporter permease, protein MARLPFMRLLSLAARQLLRDARAGELRVLFFALVVAVAASTAIGYFGARLNGAMMLRATEFLGADLILEGSSPARPEQIEAGEKLKLDHARIVLFSSVIATDSGIQLSSIKAVDDVYPLRGDLKSAPDLYQPEQIGNGPEPGEAWAEARLLPAVNLKIGDNIDVGSRTLKLTRILTYEPDRAGNFYSLTPRVMINLQDLAATGVVQPGSRVEYREMWSGPPEVLAAYRKAIEPGLEPHQEIKDARDGSQQIGGALGKAERYLNMASLVAVLLAGVAVALSASRFAARRFDSSALLRCLGLSRSETMTLFSLQLAIIGLMASLSGALLGWLAQLGLFALLQSLLPATVPAGGLMPAFAGIGTGLVALAGFALPPLAALGRVPPLRVLRRDMLPIPASSWLVYGAALLALGLIMWRLSLDLVLTFALLGGGIVAALVLGSLLLLALKSLRRLLSGASLPWRLGLGQLLRYPLAAAGQSLAFGLILLSMGLIALLRGELLDTWQNQLPKDAPNYFVLNVLPAEKDNFAQTLSRLSTHSAPLYPVVPGRLVNINGQPVGNFVTKDSRGENATRRDLSLTWAADMPEGNRLTAGQWWAPTAAADAKPGVSVEAKLADSLGIKLGDNLSFIVGGLTREAVVTSLRDVNWDTFQPNFFMIFQPGTLTDLPTTYLTSFYLPPGQDKQIVELSRAYPAISILGVEALLAQVRSILDQVTLAVQFVLLFVLAAGIAVLFSGLQATLDERIRQGALLRALGAERKLLIKSRRIEFGLLGAASGLLAALGCELVSLVLYRYAFDLAWQPHPWLLLLPLIGALLVGGAGVFGTRRALNASPLAVLREG, encoded by the coding sequence ATGGCACGCCTGCCCTTTATGCGCCTGCTCAGCCTTGCCGCCCGCCAACTGCTGCGCGATGCCCGCGCAGGCGAGTTGCGTGTGCTGTTCTTCGCGCTGGTGGTCGCTGTTGCCGCCAGTACCGCCATCGGTTACTTCGGTGCGCGCCTCAATGGCGCCATGATGCTGCGGGCGACCGAATTCCTCGGTGCCGACCTGATCCTGGAAGGCTCAAGCCCTGCCCGTCCCGAACAGATTGAAGCCGGCGAAAAGCTCAAGCTCGATCATGCGCGCATCGTGCTGTTCTCCAGCGTGATCGCCACCGACAGCGGCATTCAGCTTTCCAGCATCAAGGCCGTGGATGACGTCTATCCGCTGCGGGGCGATCTGAAAAGCGCACCCGACCTCTATCAGCCCGAGCAGATCGGCAATGGCCCGGAGCCCGGCGAAGCCTGGGCCGAGGCACGCCTGTTACCGGCTGTGAACCTGAAGATCGGCGACAACATCGATGTCGGCTCCAGAACCCTGAAGCTGACTCGCATCCTCACCTACGAGCCTGATCGTGCCGGCAACTTCTACAGCCTGACGCCCCGGGTGATGATCAACCTGCAAGACCTTGCCGCCACCGGTGTCGTGCAGCCGGGCAGCCGGGTCGAGTACCGGGAAATGTGGAGCGGCCCACCCGAAGTGCTGGCCGCCTACCGCAAGGCCATCGAGCCGGGTCTTGAGCCTCATCAGGAAATCAAGGACGCCCGGGACGGCAGCCAGCAGATCGGCGGCGCACTGGGCAAGGCCGAGCGTTATCTGAACATGGCGAGTCTGGTGGCTGTGCTGCTGGCGGGTGTCGCCGTTGCACTCTCGGCATCGCGCTTCGCCGCCCGGCGTTTCGACTCCAGCGCGCTGCTGCGCTGCCTGGGTCTGTCTCGCAGCGAAACCATGACCCTGTTCAGCCTGCAACTGGCAATCATCGGCCTGATGGCCAGCTTGAGCGGTGCCCTGCTGGGCTGGCTGGCGCAACTGGGTCTGTTTGCCCTGCTGCAAAGCCTCTTGCCGGCCACCGTTCCTGCTGGCGGCCTGATGCCCGCCTTTGCCGGGATCGGCACCGGACTGGTTGCCCTGGCCGGTTTTGCCCTCCCGCCACTGGCCGCCCTGGGCCGCGTACCGCCGTTGCGCGTACTGCGTCGTGACATGCTGCCGATTCCGGCCAGTTCCTGGCTGGTCTACGGCGCGGCACTGCTGGCGCTGGGCCTGATCATGTGGCGTCTGAGCCTGGATCTGGTGCTGACCTTCGCCCTGCTGGGTGGCGGCATCGTGGCCGCGCTGGTGCTGGGCAGCCTGTTGCTGCTGGCTCTCAAGAGTCTGCGCCGCCTGTTGTCCGGCGCGTCCCTGCCATGGCGCCTGGGTCTGGGCCAGTTGCTGCGCTATCCATTGGCGGCTGCCGGTCAGTCACTGGCATTCGGGCTGATTCTGCTGTCCATGGGCCTTATCGCCCTGCTGCGCGGCGAACTGCTCGACACCTGGCAGAACCAGTTACCCAAGGATGCGCCGAACTACTTCGTGCTCAATGTGCTGCCTGCCGAGAAAGATAACTTCGCCCAGACCCTGAGCCGACTGTCGACCCACTCCGCCCCGCTCTACCCCGTGGTGCCGGGTCGTCTGGTGAATATCAACGGCCAACCGGTCGGCAACTTCGTGACCAAGGATTCACGAGGCGAAAATGCGACCCGTCGCGACCTGAGTCTGACCTGGGCAGCCGATATGCCCGAAGGCAACAGGCTGACGGCCGGCCAGTGGTGGGCACCGACAGCCGCTGCTGACGCCAAACCCGGTGTCTCGGTGGAAGCCAAGCTGGCAGACAGCCTGGGGATCAAGCTGGGGGACAACCTGAGCTTCATCGTCGGCGGCCTGACTCGCGAAGCAGTGGTCACCAGCCTGCGGGACGTGAACTGGGACACCTTCCAGCCCAACTTTTTCATGATCTTCCAGCCCGGCACACTCACCGACTTGCCGACCACTTACCTGACCAGCTTCTATCTGCCGCCCGGCCAGGACAAGCAGATCGTCGAGCTTTCCCGTGCCTACCCGGCCATCAGCATCCTGGGCGTGGAAGCCCTGCTGGCTCAAGTGCGCAGCATCCTGGATCAAGTGACCCTGGCCGTGCAGTTCGTGCTGCTGTTCGTGCTGGCGGCCGGCATTGCCGTGCTGTTTTCGGGATTGCAGGCGACACTGGATGAGCGTATCCGCCAGGGTGCCCTTTTGCGTGCCCTGGGTGCCGAACGCAAGCTGCTGATCAAGTCGCGCCGGATCGAGTTCGGTCTGCTGGGTGCGGCCAGTGGTTTGCTGGCCGCGCTGGGCTGTGAACTGGTCAGTCTGGTGCTATACCGTTACGCCTTCGATCTGGCCTGGCAACCGCACCCATGGCTGTTGCTGCTGCCACTGATCGGCGCCCTGCTGGTCGGCGGCGCCGGCGTTTTCGGCACAAGACGCGCCTTGAATGCCAGCCCGCTGGCGGTTTTGCGCGAGGGTTGA
- the greB gene encoding transcription elongation factor GreB has product MPTNIITTEGHEALKKELDYLWREKRPDTTRKVTWAASLGDRSENADYQYNKKLLREIDRRVRYLRKRLEDVRVVAYSPEQEGKVFFGAWVEIENEAGEVKKFRVVGYDEIYGRNDYISIDSPMARALLKKEVGDEAVVQTPGGEVLWWINEISYGQ; this is encoded by the coding sequence TTGCCTACAAACATCATTACAACGGAAGGTCATGAGGCCCTGAAAAAGGAGCTGGATTACCTGTGGCGGGAAAAGCGTCCCGATACCACCCGCAAGGTCACCTGGGCGGCATCGCTGGGGGATCGTAGTGAAAATGCCGACTATCAGTACAACAAGAAGCTGCTTCGCGAGATCGATCGCAGGGTTCGCTACCTTCGCAAGCGGCTTGAGGATGTGCGGGTGGTTGCCTATTCCCCCGAGCAGGAAGGCAAAGTCTTTTTCGGGGCCTGGGTGGAGATCGAAAACGAAGCGGGTGAGGTCAAGAAATTCCGCGTCGTGGGGTATGACGAGATCTACGGCCGCAACGACTACATCTCCATCGACTCACCCATGGCTCGTGCGCTGCTGAAAAAGGAAGTGGGTGATGAGGCGGTGGTGCAGACACCTGGGGGAGAGGTGCTTTGGTGGATCAATGAGATTAGTTATGGCCAGTGA
- a CDS encoding methyl-accepting chemotaxis protein: MNILSPAVYVTNRVRFPIKFFILGVIVLIPLLFLGIRVMQTLNASIDTLSHEQVGQKYLLDVTPVLRLSMMQRALTHSMLSGNEGAKADVARNAEKLEQAFNELAIQDGKFGKYLETADRVQKLRADTRELIERAKSGGDPLTLFSAWNDQLTKVLGFIYYISATSGMILDEDYGSLFLIDLSTLRLPRQINVIGQIRGLATGFSADRQIDETTRAFALNLMKQEAQIRQELQQSLRLLRRQEPALTDVVEQPVTLAINDLENLSRDLMDYLDPGQRSNVNANTLGERGNAVVAQFYKAQEQMQASLQSQIATRLQDRNNERMFFIGLFVVLGVLLLYAFAGIYSALRSAVEELLSVTARIAQGDLTARVKVGSRDEIGDVGTGLNSMVEAFSHSLSQVESSSHSVSESAQRLERSISQAKQSMNAQQAETEQVATAINEMTTSVADVAQNTEGAARAAEAASSASTKGLQVMGDTRATIEALVNEVQLSGQKVEALATHSQEIGGVIEVIRTIADQTNLLALNAAIEAARAGEQGRGFAVVADEVRTLASRTQNSTEEIRRIIQQLQDATDEAVQQMKAGQDRAHACLDASEQASGTLQQINEAVDGIVGMNTQIASAAVQQHSVSEDINRNVMGIRSSSLVVMDGVNDNAATADELSSLASELRTVVSRFQLSR; encoded by the coding sequence ATGAACATATTGAGCCCTGCCGTTTACGTTACAAACCGTGTCCGCTTCCCCATAAAGTTTTTTATCCTTGGTGTCATTGTCCTCATCCCTCTGCTTTTTCTCGGTATCCGGGTCATGCAGACGCTCAACGCCAGCATCGACACGCTGAGTCATGAGCAGGTAGGCCAGAAATACCTGTTGGACGTTACCCCTGTACTACGCCTGTCCATGATGCAACGGGCCCTGACCCACAGCATGCTCAGCGGCAATGAAGGCGCCAAGGCCGATGTTGCTCGCAATGCCGAGAAACTTGAGCAGGCCTTCAACGAACTGGCGATCCAGGACGGGAAGTTCGGCAAGTATCTGGAAACCGCTGACCGGGTGCAGAAGTTGCGTGCCGATACCCGTGAATTGATCGAACGAGCCAAGAGCGGTGGGGATCCATTGACCCTCTTCAGTGCCTGGAACGACCAGTTGACCAAGGTATTGGGTTTTATCTATTACATTTCGGCCACTTCCGGAATGATTCTGGACGAAGACTATGGCTCGTTGTTTCTGATCGACCTGAGCACCTTGCGACTGCCCAGGCAAATCAATGTGATCGGACAGATTCGCGGCCTGGCCACCGGTTTCAGTGCCGACCGCCAGATTGACGAGACCACCCGCGCCTTTGCCCTGAACCTGATGAAGCAGGAAGCCCAGATTCGCCAGGAGTTGCAGCAGAGCCTGCGTCTGCTGCGTCGCCAGGAGCCGGCTCTCACAGATGTGGTGGAGCAACCTGTAACCCTGGCCATCAACGACCTGGAAAACCTGAGCCGTGACCTGATGGACTATCTGGATCCGGGCCAGCGCTCGAACGTAAACGCCAACACCCTGGGTGAGCGCGGCAATGCCGTGGTAGCGCAGTTCTACAAGGCTCAGGAGCAGATGCAGGCTTCGCTGCAGAGCCAGATCGCCACCCGCCTGCAGGATCGTAACAATGAGCGCATGTTTTTTATCGGCCTGTTCGTCGTTCTCGGCGTCTTGCTGCTGTACGCCTTTGCAGGCATTTACAGTGCTTTGCGCAGCGCAGTGGAAGAACTGCTGAGCGTGACTGCCCGCATTGCCCAAGGCGACCTCACTGCCCGTGTCAAAGTAGGCAGTCGTGACGAGATCGGTGATGTCGGTACTGGCCTCAACAGCATGGTCGAAGCCTTCTCCCATTCCTTGAGCCAGGTCGAGAGCAGTTCACATTCTGTCTCCGAGTCCGCGCAACGTCTGGAGCGCTCGATCAGTCAGGCCAAGCAATCCATGAATGCCCAGCAGGCCGAGACCGAACAGGTCGCCACCGCTATCAACGAAATGACTACCAGTGTGGCCGATGTGGCGCAGAACACCGAAGGTGCTGCACGCGCTGCCGAAGCGGCCAGCAGTGCTTCCACCAAGGGCCTGCAAGTCATGGGTGACACTCGGGCAACCATCGAAGCCCTGGTCAATGAAGTTCAGCTCAGTGGCCAGAAAGTCGAAGCCCTGGCGACTCACAGCCAGGAAATCGGCGGCGTGATCGAGGTGATTCGCACCATTGCCGACCAGACCAACCTGCTGGCGTTGAACGCGGCCATCGAAGCGGCGCGGGCCGGCGAGCAGGGTCGAGGCTTTGCGGTGGTCGCAGACGAAGTGCGCACCCTGGCGTCGCGTACCCAGAATTCCACAGAGGAAATTCGTCGCATCATTCAGCAACTGCAAGATGCGACGGACGAAGCCGTGCAGCAGATGAAAGCCGGGCAGGACCGTGCCCATGCGTGCCTGGATGCTTCCGAACAGGCCTCGGGAACCCTGCAACAGATCAACGAAGCCGTGGACGGCATCGTGGGCATGAACACCCAGATCGCCAGCGCAGCCGTGCAACAGCACTCGGTGTCGGAAGATATCAACCGCAACGTCATGGGCATCCGCAGCAGCAGTCTGGTGGTGATGGATGGCGTGAATGACAACGCTGCAACCGCAGACGAACTGTCCTCACTGGCCAGCGAACTGCGCACCGTGGTCAGCCGCTTCCAGTTATCCCGATAA
- a CDS encoding class I SAM-dependent methyltransferase: protein MNNLRPLARLSPITTVLSRKNPKILLGGSHQPTLLRYLDGWPRRRGGSCAFLIQFADTTQSLAHYANDQFDLAVIQTPDADNVEQVIRDLTRIARQGFITLG from the coding sequence ATGAACAACCTGCGCCCCCTCGCTCGCCTGTCCCCGATTACCACTGTGCTGTCGCGCAAGAATCCGAAAATCCTGTTGGGCGGTTCACATCAGCCGACGCTGTTGCGTTATCTGGATGGCTGGCCTCGACGTCGCGGCGGTTCCTGCGCCTTTCTTATTCAATTTGCCGATACGACCCAATCGCTGGCTCATTACGCCAATGACCAGTTCGATCTGGCGGTGATTCAGACTCCGGATGCCGACAACGTCGAGCAGGTCATCCGTGATCTGACGCGCATTGCCCGTCAGGGGTTTATCACACTCGGCTGA
- a CDS encoding DoxX family protein, with protein sequence MNATIKSVLSTRAGYGLTVLRIIVGIIFIAHGSQKLFGAFGGYGLEGTAQFMASQGLNPGYLMALLSGSVEFFGGLAVLIGLLARPAALGLAVLLLVAIFSVHIGNGLFMANNGYEFALALLGGAIAILIEGAGKLSVDSAIAR encoded by the coding sequence ATGAACGCAACCATCAAATCGGTACTCTCCACTCGCGCTGGCTATGGCCTGACTGTATTGCGCATCATCGTCGGCATCATCTTCATCGCTCACGGCAGCCAGAAGCTGTTCGGTGCGTTTGGCGGTTATGGCCTGGAAGGTACGGCGCAGTTCATGGCCAGTCAGGGCCTGAATCCGGGTTATCTGATGGCGCTGCTGTCGGGCAGTGTCGAGTTTTTCGGTGGCCTGGCCGTACTGATCGGCCTGCTGGCTCGCCCGGCTGCTCTGGGCCTGGCGGTATTGTTGCTGGTGGCGATTTTCTCGGTGCACATCGGCAACGGGCTGTTCATGGCCAACAATGGTTATGAGTTCGCCCTGGCTCTGCTGGGTGGTGCCATTGCGATTCTGATCGAAGGTGCAGGCAAACTCTCGGTGGATAGCGCCATCGCCAGGTAA
- a CDS encoding MltF family protein codes for MTVRALLLPIACLVALSPLPAAARQVGPEAAQHKTQVRDLEAIRSSKVLRVLVNQSRNSSGDVKGQEIGIEYQRLQAFEQYLNGHARNGQKVTFKIIPKAKNQLLAALQRGEGDLVAPGELLDTANAKGINAGEPIIRDVPLILVGVRGGRSYRNVEQLSGRTLSLPAGSMADEALHQVNQQLALRKLAPVRIEWVDPSLAVEDVLEMVQAGIYPLTLVEQPIAERWARVMPKLRLDRSLTLRTHDDISWFVRQDATRLRASIDDFLKTYKPPANQDLVFEKAYKNTYRVNNPLVRTNLQRLEKLRPMLQRHADAQDMDWLDLAALAFKESKLDPAAKGSGGATGLLQITPSAAKRVGVSDIQTADKNVQAGARYMALIRSKYFASPRVNERERMAFVLAAYNLGPERVQGMRDEARRRGLNPNQWFFQTERIAMEQGSANVVSFVNSVNKYYLAFDRERGALEKDTSEKSVIRR; via the coding sequence ATGACCGTTCGAGCCCTGCTTTTGCCCATCGCTTGCCTAGTGGCGCTGTCGCCTTTGCCCGCGGCTGCCCGTCAGGTGGGACCGGAGGCTGCGCAGCACAAGACTCAGGTGCGGGACCTGGAGGCGATTCGCAGCAGCAAGGTATTGCGGGTGCTGGTCAATCAGAGCCGCAACAGCTCCGGTGACGTCAAGGGGCAGGAAATCGGCATCGAATATCAGCGCTTGCAAGCCTTCGAACAATACCTCAATGGCCATGCTCGCAACGGCCAGAAAGTGACCTTCAAGATCATCCCCAAAGCCAAGAATCAGTTGCTTGCCGCCCTGCAGCGCGGCGAGGGTGATCTGGTGGCGCCGGGTGAGTTGCTCGATACCGCCAACGCCAAGGGTATCAATGCAGGCGAGCCGATCATTCGTGACGTGCCACTGATTCTGGTGGGTGTCAGGGGAGGGCGCAGCTACCGGAATGTCGAGCAGCTTTCAGGGCGCACCCTGAGTCTGCCGGCCGGCAGCATGGCCGATGAAGCGCTGCATCAGGTCAATCAGCAGCTGGCATTGCGCAAACTGGCACCGGTACGTATCGAGTGGGTCGACCCCAGCCTTGCAGTGGAAGACGTGCTGGAAATGGTGCAGGCGGGTATCTATCCCCTGACGCTGGTGGAGCAACCCATTGCCGAGCGCTGGGCCAGAGTCATGCCCAAGCTGCGTCTGGACCGCAGCCTGACGTTGCGTACCCACGACGACATCAGTTGGTTCGTGCGCCAGGACGCCACCCGCTTGCGCGCCAGTATCGATGATTTCCTCAAGACCTATAAGCCTCCTGCCAATCAGGACCTCGTTTTCGAAAAGGCCTACAAGAATACCTATCGGGTCAACAACCCTCTGGTGCGCACCAATCTTCAGCGCCTGGAAAAACTGCGCCCCATGCTGCAACGCCATGCCGACGCCCAGGACATGGACTGGCTGGATCTGGCAGCGTTGGCGTTCAAGGAATCGAAACTGGACCCGGCGGCCAAGGGCAGCGGCGGGGCGACGGGGTTGCTGCAGATCACGCCGTCGGCGGCAAAACGGGTCGGAGTTTCCGATATCCAGACGGCCGACAAGAATGTGCAGGCCGGTGCCCGTTACATGGCGCTGATCCGCAGCAAGTACTTCGCCAGCCCCAGGGTCAACGAGCGCGAGCGCATGGCTTTTGTGCTGGCGGCCTACAACCTGGGGCCGGAGCGGGTACAAGGTATGCGCGACGAGGCGCGCCGTCGTGGCCTCAACCCCAATCAGTGGTTCTTCCAGACCGAACGTATTGCCATGGAGCAGGGCAGTGCCAACGTCGTCAGCTTCGTGAACAGCGTGAACAAGTATTACCTGGCGTTCGATCGCGAGCGTGGTGCGCTGGAGAAGGACACGTCTGAAAAGTCTGTCATCAGAAGATAA
- a CDS encoding TatD family hydrolase, whose amino-acid sequence MQLIDIGVNLTNASFDSQRQAVLDRAYAAGVSQLVVTGTSVEGSEQALELCHELDESALRLFSTAGIHPHSASDWTQDTEQKLRALLKESRVRAVGECGLDFNRDFSPRPLQEKVLEAHLALAVELQLPVFLHERDASQRLLEILRDYRDRLPAAVVHCFTGEQKALFSYLDMDLHIGITGWICDERRGTHLHPLVHNIPRGRLMLESDAPYLLPRSLRPKPKNGRNEPAYLPEVLREVALHRNESQADLASHTTACARDFFGLPDFVEPVGEMQGQ is encoded by the coding sequence ATGCAACTCATCGACATCGGCGTCAATCTCACCAACGCAAGCTTCGACTCGCAGCGACAGGCGGTACTCGACCGGGCCTATGCCGCTGGCGTGTCGCAACTGGTCGTCACCGGCACCAGTGTCGAGGGCAGCGAACAGGCTCTGGAGCTCTGCCATGAACTGGATGAAAGCGCTCTGCGACTGTTCTCCACAGCAGGTATTCACCCCCATTCAGCGAGCGATTGGACACAGGACACCGAACAAAAGTTGCGGGCACTGCTCAAGGAATCCCGCGTGCGGGCAGTCGGTGAATGCGGGCTGGATTTCAACCGTGATTTCTCGCCCCGTCCCCTGCAGGAAAAGGTGCTTGAAGCCCATCTGGCACTGGCCGTGGAGTTGCAACTGCCGGTATTCCTGCACGAGCGCGATGCCAGCCAGAGACTGCTGGAGATTCTGCGCGACTACCGCGATCGCCTGCCTGCGGCTGTGGTGCACTGCTTTACCGGGGAGCAGAAGGCACTGTTCAGTTATCTGGATATGGACCTGCATATCGGCATTACCGGCTGGATCTGCGATGAACGCCGGGGCACCCATTTGCATCCGCTGGTCCACAACATCCCTCGTGGCCGCCTGATGCTGGAAAGCGATGCGCCTTACCTGCTGCCGCGCAGCCTGCGGCCCAAGCCGAAAAACGGTCGCAACGAACCGGCTTATCTGCCAGAGGTGCTGCGTGAAGTGGCCTTGCACCGCAACGAAAGTCAGGCCGACCTGGCCAGCCATACCACAGCCTGCGCCCGTGATTTCTTTGGTTTGCCGGATTTCGTGGAGCCAGTCGGGGAAATGCAAGGTCAATAA
- a CDS encoding methyl-accepting chemotaxis protein, with product MGSLLSNLSLKYKFWAVNAVAFITTLLLVVYAVELEQQARQETARDAAQAQARLIAAWPAAQPLPSSANILTYAQGQTPSLNSQPLPQLSNATDWVALDKQAGDQSLVGAQVVSRADGQRVAVLALAPTALQVLEDRFANYAVAVFVLMIAMLCASQLLIRFILTQLNALKDVMLHVEKSGDLSARVPNGSDDEVGQMAKAFNAMQAGYQRVVNTVSQTATRLDEGAAHLASGMKDVRHGMLGQQSETDQVATAINEMTATVHHIAQHASTTRDQSQTADNLAGSGKTVVDRVQVSIAGLSSGVQQTAQMIQRLAEDSQKINGVVNVIHSIAEQTNLLALNAAIEAARAGEMGRGFAVVADEVRNLAKRVQTSTDEITGMVSALQAGTRDAVDFMQDSSYKADECVQQAQEAGEALAAIAGAVAQMRESNTQIAVAAQQQSQVAEEMNRAVVSIRDVTERTVTQTVDSASTSDDLATLAGELSKAIGQLKL from the coding sequence ATGGGCTCATTGCTTAGCAACCTCTCACTGAAGTACAAGTTCTGGGCCGTCAACGCGGTCGCATTCATCACGACCCTGCTCCTGGTGGTTTACGCCGTGGAGCTGGAGCAACAGGCCCGCCAGGAAACCGCACGAGACGCCGCCCAGGCACAGGCACGCCTGATCGCCGCATGGCCCGCCGCGCAACCCTTGCCCTCCTCAGCCAATATCCTGACCTACGCGCAGGGCCAGACGCCGAGCCTGAACAGCCAGCCTCTGCCACAACTGAGCAATGCCACGGACTGGGTTGCCCTGGATAAACAGGCAGGCGATCAGTCTCTGGTCGGCGCGCAGGTCGTCAGCCGCGCCGATGGCCAGCGCGTTGCCGTACTGGCCCTGGCACCCACAGCCTTGCAGGTGCTTGAGGATCGCTTCGCCAATTACGCCGTAGCAGTATTCGTGCTGATGATCGCGATGCTATGCGCCTCGCAATTGCTGATCCGCTTCATCCTCACCCAGCTCAACGCCCTCAAGGATGTGATGCTGCATGTCGAGAAAAGCGGCGATCTGTCTGCCCGAGTTCCCAACGGCAGCGACGATGAAGTCGGGCAGATGGCCAAGGCCTTCAATGCCATGCAGGCGGGCTACCAGCGGGTGGTCAACACCGTCTCGCAGACCGCTACCCGCCTGGATGAAGGCGCAGCTCACCTGGCCTCGGGCATGAAGGATGTACGCCACGGCATGCTCGGCCAGCAAAGCGAAACCGATCAGGTCGCTACGGCAATCAACGAAATGACAGCCACTGTCCATCACATTGCCCAGCACGCCAGCACCACACGGGATCAGTCCCAGACTGCAGACAATCTTGCAGGCAGCGGCAAGACCGTGGTCGACCGGGTACAGGTTTCCATTGCCGGGCTTTCCAGCGGCGTGCAGCAGACTGCGCAGATGATCCAGCGCCTTGCCGAAGACAGTCAGAAGATCAACGGCGTGGTCAACGTGATCCACAGCATCGCCGAACAGACCAACCTGCTGGCCCTGAACGCGGCCATCGAAGCGGCACGTGCCGGGGAAATGGGTCGTGGTTTCGCGGTGGTTGCCGACGAAGTCCGCAATCTGGCCAAGCGGGTGCAGACGTCCACCGACGAAATCACCGGCATGGTGTCAGCCCTGCAGGCCGGAACCCGTGATGCCGTGGACTTCATGCAGGACAGCTCCTACAAGGCCGATGAGTGCGTGCAACAGGCCCAGGAAGCCGGTGAAGCGCTGGCGGCCATTGCCGGTGCTGTGGCGCAGATGCGTGAAAGCAATACCCAGATCGCCGTGGCAGCCCAGCAACAAAGTCAGGTGGCCGAAGAAATGAACCGCGCCGTGGTCAGCATTCGCGATGTCACCGAGCGCACCGTGACCCAGACCGTGGACTCGGCCTCAACCAGTGACGATCTGGCCACACTGGCAGGCGAACTGAGCAAGGCCATCGGCCAGCTCAAGCTGTAA
- a CDS encoding Mpo1-like protein, whose amino-acid sequence MGKRLPNLPTWQWRGYADNHQHPANLVLHLIAVPLFILAALLLLDGIFSLSFSSIAIGIIGLIAALGFQRHGHSLEAQTPEPFSDRSDAVKRLLTEQFVTFPRFLLSGAWWRAWKQRHNRR is encoded by the coding sequence ATGGGCAAGCGACTTCCCAATCTCCCCACCTGGCAATGGCGCGGCTATGCCGACAACCATCAGCACCCGGCCAATCTTGTCCTGCACCTGATTGCCGTGCCGCTGTTTATCCTTGCGGCTCTGCTGTTGCTCGACGGGATCTTCTCCCTGAGCTTTTCCTCGATTGCGATTGGCATCATCGGCCTGATCGCCGCCCTGGGTTTCCAGCGCCACGGCCACTCCCTGGAAGCCCAGACGCCAGAACCCTTCAGCGACAGGAGCGACGCGGTAAAACGTCTGCTGACCGAACAGTTCGTGACTTTTCCACGCTTCCTGTTGAGTGGCGCCTGGTGGCGGGCCTGGAAGCAAAGGCATAACCGCCGATAA
- a CDS encoding acyl-CoA thioesterase, protein MTFSDLLNAVRDNPQSVTIPALWSQGRACFGGLMAALQYEAMRGRVPQDRPVRSLAITFVGPAEPGVPISFEVDILREGKAVSQVLGRAMQNGQVMTLMQGSFGAARESVVAVAADPAPELKALEHCPALPFISGVMPEYMRFMEMRWALGGLPFSNTPSPAIGGYVRFRDEVEPQPLTEAHILAMVDTWPPALLPHLSKPTPGSSLTWTIEFVQPQPALNTLDWCSYRAVIEHARDGYGHTAAMLWAPDGQLVAISRQTVTVFG, encoded by the coding sequence ATGACTTTTTCCGATCTGCTCAACGCGGTGCGCGACAACCCCCAGTCTGTCACCATCCCGGCTCTGTGGTCACAGGGGCGCGCCTGCTTTGGCGGGCTGATGGCGGCCTTGCAATATGAGGCCATGCGCGGTCGTGTGCCTCAGGACAGACCGGTGCGTTCCCTGGCGATCACCTTTGTCGGGCCAGCCGAGCCAGGCGTGCCGATCTCCTTCGAGGTCGACATCCTGCGCGAGGGCAAGGCGGTCAGTCAGGTGCTGGGGCGAGCGATGCAGAACGGGCAGGTGATGACCCTGATGCAGGGCAGTTTCGGTGCGGCGCGTGAGTCGGTGGTTGCGGTCGCGGCTGATCCGGCTCCCGAGCTCAAGGCGCTTGAGCATTGCCCGGCACTGCCTTTTATCAGCGGCGTGATGCCCGAATACATGCGTTTCATGGAAATGCGCTGGGCGCTGGGTGGCCTGCCGTTCAGCAATACCCCGTCACCTGCCATTGGCGGTTATGTGCGTTTTCGCGATGAGGTAGAGCCTCAGCCACTCACTGAAGCGCATATTCTGGCGATGGTCGACACCTGGCCGCCTGCACTTTTGCCACACTTGAGCAAACCCACTCCCGGCAGTTCATTGACCTGGACCATCGAGTTCGTGCAGCCGCAACCGGCCTTGAATACGCTTGACTGGTGCAGCTACCGCGCCGTGATCGAACATGCCCGCGATGGTTATGGGCATACCGCTGCCATGCTGTGGGCTCCTGATGGTCAACTGGTGGCGATCAGCAGGCAGACGGTCACGGTGTTCGGTTAA